The genomic DNA aaagcttaataactcgaaaaattttaaagatatcaatgccaaaagtaatagccggaaagagcttaacgagctgaacgttttgatataaaattgttgaaatagctcaaaatttgaaggagaagaagaggttcaaaaagtgtacggaagcagaataagaagaaaagaggaaaacaatagtttacagcattcaaacaattactCTGGATAAATCAATCTCAGTAACATTAAATAATACAGGCCTacacattttatttcattttgtttagttttgtttaaattttattttattttattttattttattttattttattttattttattttattttattttattttattttattttattatgtacgTTAACCTGTTGTATGTGCCGTCAATTCTCGTCGAATCAGCGAATACCTGCGGAAGATAAACACAACAATCAGTTTGCTGACGTTATGTCACGTGATGAGACCACGGAGCGCCTTGGGAAGTTAGGCTCATTTTAGGGATTCAATCATTTGGTTCTCGATTCACATAGTCAGTCCTTTAGACTAATTTAAGGGTATTACTCAACGTAAAATTTACACTATCCGTCGTTGTAATAgtttatatgatttttttccaTTAAAAACCCATGGATTCTTGAGGTTGTGAACTCCCCAGATGTATTGTTCATCCTACCGAAGAAGAACGGTTCAAAATATCCGACTCGTTCAGTCATCACACATTAGCTGCTGGAAAGCTAGTTTTCAGGCAGCGGGCTAGCCGCAGCCAGAAAATAAAACCTCTGGAGCAAAACGTTGATTGATTAATGTACCCAGTAGTATTTACAAAATTAGAATATCCTATCCAGAGTAAAAGCATCGAGGGGAGAACTACTTACAGGTGAGTGAATACCAGATgtgtttagttttttaaaaaacaagttaGCTAATGGGCTAGATAGGTGATCAAATTTGTTTCATAGGAGTGACAATTTACTGTCAATAAGTCTGTGTTTTTGCGGTCAGATATGTAGAGTAGTCCAATTTGTTGTATTGTGGCTCAGACCATTTTACAGGATTAGATTTAGACACGATGATGGTCATTTCCGGGAATATTTCCCTGTTGTTGTGCTGTCACTCTGCATATGGGGACAATGACAGTCCTCCTGATAAACTAACCTGCTGTGAGGTGGCGGTGTCTGCAAAACGGTGActcgtttttaaaatgttttaaataacagTCGTTGGGGCTAAAATCTTACTCCACATCAGACCAACAATGGGTTAGTTTAGGAGtatctccagttaaaattcactTGGTGGCGCTGGCTCCCAGTCGGGACCGAGTTAGCCACATCACTAACATGTCAGACAAGGATTAGGTAGCATGTGTAGTTCTGCTGCTATAAGTCAGATCTTTATTTAAAGTTATATGCTGCTCACATAAACACATCATGCTGTCAGAATAAAGTTTACAGTCATGTACGACCTCATGCTGAGGTATTAAAATGTGTAGAATGCATCAATGCTACATAAAACCCTCTCACCCATTCTGATGGATCTATTTGGATTTTGTGTTTCAGATAAGAGATGGAGGGCGACGACTGCAACTTTCCTCCAGATTTGTCGGATAATCACTCTCAAAGGGGAAGTGTTGCTTCCTCTGCTACGCTTTCTCGTGGTAATGGTGCAACGTGTTTATGAACACCAAATTAACGCCTTAACTGTTACATTTCTTTATTTTCTCTGCAATGGTAGCACATTTCTATTAAAGAGTTTTAAATGTATTCTCAAGTGTTGATTGACTAACTGGTCTTTGTTCCCACAGCTCAAGATGTGCTTGTGTATTTGTACGGTGACAGTGCAGTTCACTTATCACTAGAAGGGCTTGGTAGCGTATCCGTGCAGGACTTGGGCCACAGTGTTCGTGAGGCTCTGCAGATTCCTGAGTCTGTGCAGGATGCTTTTGCCTTTTGGCTTTGTTCCCCTCTGCTCGGCAAGAACTTCTTATTTTTGTTACATTTGTTACGTTATCTAAGTATGAGAACATGCATACCTTCAGTGGAAGCCGCTAAACTTTATGCTTCCTTCTTTGTTCTGCAGAGCTGCAGCTAAAGATGAGGCATCAGCCTTACAAGTTATGTAGGCAGTGGCAGGACTTGCTGTATCGCTTCACTGATGCATCAGAGGAGGACATCTCACAAGGTGAGAACATAAGCCTCGTTGTCTCGCAGCACAAAAGTTCTCGTCCTGCTGGTTTGTATGGGATGCTTCTGTGTTTTTCCTATGACTGAGTCATTCTAGGAAGTAATTGTGGCTGAGATGACTCAGAGTGACTCCTATAATTTAGATGCTGTGCATGATACTGCTCTGTGATTTGCGATTGTACTCAGGCATGTCAAACACAGAGTTGCAGGTAATTCTCTCACTCAGGTCTACATCGCTTGTAACTCGAACTATATTTATAAAAGACTCCAATATTCTGCTGTCTCACTGCTGTGCAAAATCTCGGGACTGTTTCTCGATTATTCAGTGGATTTTATTTGTATCACTATAAACTGTCAGTGCTACATAAGCTTAATGCTAAACTTTAATTTTATGctatttacttttattttgttttaatccATCTAATGCATGCATTATGGGATTAATATTCTGCTTTTAAGCAGGAGCGTAAATTTGGGAGCACTGATTGTTGTGTTTAGGCTCAGATCTTGTCCTGCTTTCTCTCCAAactctttttttttactctgaaAAAGCTCCTTAAATGTGTTTAACTTGCTCTCAAAAGGACTCTAATACTATAAAATAAAACCTAAAACCTGCTCTTGCATATATCAATCAAAGCTTGATTTGTAAAGCGCCTTCCACGACCCTGTcagggagcccaaggcgctgtacACAGTACATAAGAAATGTAAATCACGGTGATATATTACCTGTTGTCTTGAATTTGAGGGAGATGATCCTGCCAAACATCTCCTGGCCAATGGGAAGCCAGAAACGATGCTGACCAATGAGCTCGTTGTCAGTCAGAGGACAGAACGAATCCTTCCAGAAGAAGTCAGATGTTTATTAGTAATGATGACACATCCTGGTGGACTTTTGTTTCTGAGAGGTTTTGGTTTCCCCACTCAGGCTGGACCAGCTCACACACGTCCTCTGTGAGGAAGGTGACCTCTCTAGTCAAAGGACACGATGACAGCTCAACGCTAAAAGTATAGAGTCACTTAGTTGTGTGacctgatgtactcgtgaagtaaATCCCACCCACGGTCTGGGGATTTCAGCCTGAGGAGAGTGGGCTGGAGGCTGAATCTCTTGTTTAGATATCTAGTTAGATGATCAAACTCTGACGGCTTTCTTTGTTTTCCTCAGATGAGCCGTATCTGCAGTACAGACGCAACGTGCTTTATCCAAAAGCAAAAGAGACGCAGGTACGTTTCATTCAGCAAAACATATTTAGGAAAAAAAAGGTTCTAATGGCCTAGATTTATTAAATAAAACTCACTTTTTCTTTTGCAAACTTCCTGATCGTTGTCTGAGCAGATCGATGACGAAGGAGTGTTGAGACTTCTGCAGGAGGAGGCCAAGAGCAACATCCTCTCAGGTCGCTATCCCTGTGACCCTGAGCACTGGATGGCCCTTGGAGCCCTTACTTTAGCTCTTGAAGAGGGAACGAGTCTAGACGACCAACAAGTCACTACCACCATAAGGTAAGAGACCAGGAATAAACTCTATGATAAAGGCAAAAGTAGCTTTTTCTTTCTAAACAAGTTAAAATTGTTTGCTTCATTTGTTTGATCAGAACTTGGGGAAAACTACAAATTTCTTGCCTGATTGCTCGTGTTTTGATATTGAGATGTCTAGTTTATTACAGCAGGACAAAGAAAATCAACATTTATGCCTCTGTCCACGTGTTTGTAAAGGTCGGCTGGTGTCCTGAGCACCACAGGCACGTTAAAGCATAAACTGTGCCTGTTCTGTTCACGAGGGGCCTAATAACACTCATGCACATGTTTATTCTAATGAAGTACACACAATAATACTCATTTTAAAGGGCACAAAGAAGGTGAGACAGTGTATTAAAGTGGACATTCCTGAGACAAGTCCATGCTCTGCAATGCATCATGGGATTCAGCAGAAAATAATCACAACAAAGTAACCTAACCTCTGACCTCTGTAGGGAGAAGAAGCTGTCTTCTTTTCTGCCTGCTCATGTTGTCATGGGAAGCGGCGGTTTTCTGTCCACGCTTCGAGGGAAGTCGAGCCGTCACGCGGAGCTTGAGCAGAAGCTCCTGGAGGAGTACAGAAAGATCCGATCATCAGCAGGAACTTCTCCGGAGCCTCGGCAGCTCCTGCACCAGTACCTCAGCATGTGCCACATGCTGCCTTTCTACGGGTACGGCTTGGCGCCGCAAGGCTTTCGCACTTTTGTTTCTTGCCTGCAATTATTTGTTTAAAACACATGTTAAATATGTGGACAGTTGTGCTTTCTTCTGCGGAGAGATCGACAAACCAGCACAAGGGATCCTCCACCGAGGAAAACGCAAAGCTGTAAATGTCGGGATCTGCTTGAAAGGAGTTTATGTGATGGATGTGAAGGAGAAGGTGGATATTTGATTCATTTTAGATGACGTCAGAGTGAAGAAACACATTTATATTAAAGTTTTACTCATAAATTCCTGTTCTTTTGCAGCACGTGCTGCTGGGACTGCATTTCAACGAGCTCTCCTGGGACCACAGCTACCCTGAGGAGGAGGGGGACTCGCACATTCTGTGGTTGGAATTTGATGGAGAGGAAGATGGCACTCCTGTCAACAAGCTACTGAAGATCTACTCTAAACAAGTAAAGGAACACAAACACATCATTTTCATGAGCAACAAAGTGAAATAGCTGTTTTAAGGGTTTATAaacggttcatttgtgtaaatcaGCACCATCCTATGTTAAAACCTGGGAACTGAGCTCAAAGGAGCTTGATTTTGATTTAGGCAAAGCCATAAGAAccctaaaaaaataaatgttgaatTCATTCACTTGAATAGCTTAATAGTCTGGGTATGGTGCAGATTGTGGCTGCAGCTGTCTGCACATATGTGATATTGGATTTCATCCTTGGCCCGAGGGTCAGACTGGTGCAGGAGAGCCAAGTGAGAGAAGGGGAGAGGCTTTATTTGTCTGGTTTTTTAGAGACGTGGTTTCTAATTGTTGGATGGCAGCATTTTACATTTCTCCGATTCTTTACAGGTGCAACATACAAGGTTTTTCTTTCCATTCAAGCAAGTTACTTTTTTAAGCTTTCACATTTCTTTAGGTCCAACCCCCTCCCCTCAGGCTCCTCCCCCtaagccacgcctccagagtacaGGAACTAGAGTGCTTGTTCCAACTGTTATTGGCACCTTTTATGTCATAATTTCTAACATTAAGCACCTACATAATTGAATAACAAGTTAGCATGCTAGCTATTTTAGGAttgtgtttctatggttataAATTAGGCAGATTTTAGCTTTCTTGGTTTATTCTTAATTTAAAGATCACAGCAGCTCAGCCCCACCAACAATCTGGCAAAAACCTAGCAAAGAGTTTAAAACGTCCAGAACCCACCCCATATATCCTCCCAATCACTTctcacctctgccgtgccggctcTTAA from Nothobranchius furzeri strain GRZ-AD chromosome 10, NfurGRZ-RIMD1, whole genome shotgun sequence includes the following:
- the frmd8 gene encoding FERM domain-containing protein 8; translation: MEGDDCNFPPDLSDNHSQRGSVASSATLSRAQDVLVYLYGDSAVHLSLEGLGSVSVQDLGHSVREALQIPESVQDAFAFWLCSPLLELQLKMRHQPYKLCRQWQDLLYRFTDASEEDISQDEPYLQYRRNVLYPKAKETQIDDEGVLRLLQEEAKSNILSGRYPCDPEHWMALGALTLALEEGTSLDDQQVTTTIREKKLSSFLPAHVVMGSGGFLSTLRGKSSRHAELEQKLLEEYRKIRSSAGTSPEPRQLLHQYLSMCHMLPFYGCAFFCGEIDKPAQGILHRGKRKAVNVGICLKGVYVMDVKEKHVLLGLHFNELSWDHSYPEEEGDSHILWLEFDGEEDGTPVNKLLKIYSKQAELMSGFIEFCVELRSASEGGAAGDAGLSQQLDEREAGAKNGRGGRCGMLQRQSSVVCSRVDSLNTIDYVDNGKEIKRLKPKRAASFFTRQATAPSYSAVQVTESLEQG